In Prunus dulcis chromosome 2, ALMONDv2, whole genome shotgun sequence, a single genomic region encodes these proteins:
- the LOC117618765 gene encoding U-box domain-containing protein 1-like translates to MDLALVPPLMVSTGFLPTGSLLQSLIHICNEVCSTEKLPVLQARNISTMIRRIKLLTSLFEEIQESNGPLPPSSILCLTELFSVIRRAKFLIQDCKDGSFLWGLMQTELVSNQFYVLVKELGRALDILPLSLLKVTADIREQIELLHRQAKRVELCIDLKELERREELLVLMGSNSEKNKKNKGFIDLVKVKDILCSIGLRNTMDYEEETLKLEAEAHKQAGSGGLIVVSNIHNLTSLVSYCKSIIFIDDEFEKPSKEDLKVQSTPSNRYYDHSSSSQSLIPNVPDEFRCPISLDLMKDPVIVASGHTYDRNSIAQWINSGHQTCPKSGQKLIHMALIPNYALKSLMQQWCEENNVPQVQSSPSSSSDLERSNSKRDLYEHAVDHISVVKAAVDAVKLTAEFLVGKLATGSPDVQKQAAYELRLLAKTGMDNRRIIAEAGAIPFLVTLLRSHEPRIQENAVTALLNLSIYNNNKILIMAAGAIDSIVNVLESGNTMEARENAAAAIFSLSMIDDCKVTIGKRPRAIPALVGLLKEGTPAGKKDAAIALFNLAVYNANKVSVVFAGAVPLLIQLLMDDKAGITDDALAVLALLLGCSEGLEEIGKNRILVPILIDLLRFGSPKGKENSITLLLGLCKDGGKEVARRLLMNPRSIPSLQGLAADGSLKARRKADALLRLLNRCCFQSQNQIG, encoded by the coding sequence CAGGCTAGGAACATCTCAACCATGATCAGGAGGATCAAGCTTCTTACTTCTTTGTTTGAAGAGATTCAAGAATCAAATGGCCCGCTTCCCCCATCTTCGATCCTGTGCCTCACCGAGCTTTTCTCCGTGATTCGAAGAGCTAAGTTTCTGATCCAAGATTGCAAAGATGGCAGCTTTTTGTGGGGGCTTATGCAGACAGAGTTAGTTTCAAATCAGTTTTATGTGCTAGTGAAGGAGCTGGGAAGGGCACTTGATATTTTACCTCTGAGTTTGCTTAAGGTTACAGCAGATATCAGAGAGCAAATTGAGCTTCTTCACAGGCAAGCAAAAAGGGTGGAGTTGTGTATTGACCTTAAAGAGctggaaagaagagaagagctTCTAGTTTTGATGGGCAGCAACAgtgagaagaacaagaagaacaaaggGTTCATAGACTTGGTGAAAGTGAAAGATATACTTTGCAGCATTGGTCTGAGAAACACCATGGATTATGAGGAAGAAACTTTAAAGCTAGAGGCAGAAGCTCACAAGCAAGCAGGGAGTGGTGGACTAATTGTGGTATCAAACATACACAACCTTACATCTCTTGTTTCATACTGCAAATCCATCATTTTTATTGATGACGAATTTGAAAAACCCAGCAAAGAGGACTTAAAAGTGCAATCTACACCCTCAAATAGATATTATGATCATTCTTCATCTTCTCAATCCTTGATCCCCAATGTCCCAGACGAATTCCGCTGCCCTATTTCATTAGACTTGATGAAAGATCCTGTTATTGTAGCATCCGGCCACACTTATGATAGAAATTCGATTGCCCAATGGATAAATTCAGGGCACCAAACATGCCCCAAAAGTGGGCAGAAGCTAATTCACATGGCACTTATACCCAACTATGCACTCAAGAGTCTAATGCAACAATGGTGCGAGGAGAACAACGTTCCCCAAGTTCAATCCTCACCATCGTCTTCCTCAGATTTGGAGAGGAGCAACAGCAAAAGAGACTTGTATGAGCATGCTGTTGATCATATTTCTGTTGTGAAAGCTGCTGTTGATGCCGTTAAATTGACAGCTGAGTTTCTGGTGGGAAAACTAGCAACTGGCTCACCAGATGTCCAAAAGCAAGCAGCATATGAGCTACGATTACTTGCCAAAACAGGCATGGACAATAGAAGGATAATAGCTGAGGCAGGAGCTATTCCATTTCTAGTGACATTGCTGAGATCCCACGAACCAAGAATTCAGGAAAATGCTGTCACTGCGCTACTCAACCTTTCCAtctacaacaacaacaagatTCTGATCATGGCGGCTGGAGCAATTGACAGCATAGTAAATGTCTTAGAATCAGGGAACACCATGGAAGCAAGAGAGaatgcagcagcagcaattTTCAGCTTGTCAATGATAGATGACTGCAAGGTAACCATTGGGAAGCGCCCTAGAGCCATTCCGGCATTGGTGGGGCTTTTGAAAGAAGGCACTCCAGCTGGTAAAAAGGATGCTGCCATAGCACTCTTTAACCTTGCAGTTTACAATGCTAACAAGGTGAGTGTTGTGTTTGCCGGGGCGGTTCCTCTGCTTATTCAGCTGCTGATGGATGACAAGGCAGGCATTACAGATGATGCCTTGGCTGTGCTGGCTCTACTTTTGGGTTGCTCTGAAGGGCTGGAGGAGATTGGGAAGAACAGGATTTTAGTGCCTATTCTTATTGATCTTTTAAGATTTGGTTCTCCGAAAGGGAAGGAGAATTCGATAACTCTTCTGTTGGGGCTGTGCAAAGATGGAGGAAAGGAGGTTGCGAGACGGCTGTTAATGAACCCGCGTAGCATTCCTTCTCTTCAGGGCTTGGCTGCTGATGGATCCTTGAAAGCTCGAAGAAAAGCCGATGCACTCCTTAGATTACTCAATAGGTGCTGCTTTCAATCTCAGAATCAGATTGGATGA